GCATTTTGTTTTTATTGTGCCATGAGTAATCCCAAGAATCGTTGGGATTCGGTGCTTTTTTCAATTCTGTTTTTACGATACGGGCAAAAGTTGGATTATGCAGCGCATAAGCAGTAAGCCGGGCCATATCATTGGCTGAGGAATAATGTCCCTCGGCATCCAGCCCGTGCGGATTAGCAAAATGTGTATGGCTTAGCCCAAGCTGAACCGCCTTGTCGTTCATCAAATGAACAAATCCCTCTTCTGTCCCCCCCACATGCTCAGCAATGGCAGAAGCGGCATCATTACCAGAACGGAGCATTAAGCCGTACAGCATATTTTCCAATGACATTTGTTCACCCATTTGCAGAAAAAGCGAGGACCCTTCTTTGGCATACGCGGTTGGGCTCACCTTTACCCGGTCCTGCAAGCGTCCATGTTCAATAGCCACGATCGCTGTCATAATTTTGGTCAGGCTGGCAATACGTAGCTCCCGGTCACCTTCGGTAGAATAAATGATTCTTCCTGATGTGACATCAATTAAAGAAGCAGCCTGTGCATGGGTTCCTAATGCGGGCGGCGCTACTTCTGTTTTTATCGCTCCCCGAACGGACTGCGGACTTAGCAACGTAAGCGGCAATGACAAAATAAGCAGTAGTACCAGCGGCAAAACAAATGCGCGTGCCTTATTCAAGAAATGGCTGTGGTCCGCGTGAATGTGTTGCTTTTTTTTAAACATTTGGATTCCTCCGGTTTTGAGCAAGTCTTGTACCATTCTATGTCCAAGCTGTTCAAAGTATGTCCACCTTTATAACAGAAAATTCCTTTACAGGACTAGCCATTAGCTGCTCCTTTTTCGCTTTCTTTCTACACAAACCAAGCAACATGCCCTCCTGAGCACATATATATTAGTTACTAAACGTTAAATATGGATCGAGGGGTTATAACATGCAGCGACTACAGTTTGAAATGATTTTAAGATCGCGGATTGTAGAGTCCGCAGAAGCATTGCATCGAAGCGGTGTATCCTTTGCCACTTTTGCTACCGCACGTTGCAACCCGCAATTTTGGAATTTAACGGAAAAAGGTGGCTTTCAGATCAAAGCAGGTGTCACACCAGCCCAAGGCATCAGAGATATCTTTTTAAACGGTCATCAATACGCTTTTGAATGTGCAACAGCTATGGTTATTGTGCTGTACAATGGAGTGCTGGATTCCATTCTGGAAAGTGAGTTTAATCGGATTTTTGCAGATATGCTGCTGTATGACTGGCACTATGACAGCGACCTCAGGCTCATACAGCAGGAAGGAAGTCATAAAGCGGCTCCTGGCGATATTCTGTATTTCAACAATCCGGATGTGTCGTCTGAAACATTAGAATGGAAAGGAGAAAATGTCGTTAAGCTGAAGGAAGACTTGTTTTATGGACATGGGATTGGCATCTTGCCGGCGAAAGGTATTATCGATTCCCTGAATCAACATCGTCGGCCTGATGCCACGGTATCCGCTTATTTGACGAATGAAGTGATCTATCCGGACTTCATCTACCTATCGCAGTTTGCTACCGAAGGAAATCGAAAAAATGAAATCTCGCTGCATACTTTATATCAACAGGAATACAGTCACCATATACATGCTTTCATTGGGGGAAGGCAGTATATTCGGGGATAGGCCCAAGTACAAGCAGAAAAGAAGGTATTCCTTAGCCTATACTCGGCTTTGGGATACCTTCCTGAGAGAATGCTTTTAATTTCAATAACTTTTACAAGTAAGCCGGGCCAGAATTACTGTGATCCGTAGCAACATCTACAGGTACCTGTGGGGGGGGAGTCTGCAAGTCGCCGCCTGAATTCCGGAAGATAGACTGAACCTTATCAATCAGGTATGGCGTGGAGTCAATGAGCTTCTCAATCAGATGCGTTTGATTGTCCAATGGAACGATTTGTGCCCCCTGTTTGCCAACAACCAGAAAAGCAATGGGATGAATAGATACACCACCACCGCTACCGCCTCCAAAAGGATGCCCTTCCTTCCCGCTATGATTACCCGACGCCGAGGAAGTATGAAGTGCCTCTTCGTCTACGTTAAAATCACTTCCCCCGGCAGCGAAACCAAATCCCACCTTACTGATTGGCAAAATAACAGAACCATCGGGTGTTTCCACTGCGTCTCCTACAATCGTATTCACGTCTACCATGGCTTTGATGTTTTCCATTGCGGTTTGCATGAGCCCTTGAATCGGGTGATCTGACATGATTTATTCCTCCTCTGCTTATCTCAAGCGTAGACTGCCTTTTCTTTCGCTATTGTGCGCAGGGGTTCAAGGAAATATGTATGTCATTCGATAGTTCAGAAAGGATTGAGTCTCACCTCTCTCCACTGTTTACCATTCATTGTTAGCTTGATGATCCGCCGCATTTTTTTTGAAAAAAACCCGTTTCCATGCCTCCGGTCCACCCGGAACGCGCCATATGCGGTAAGATAAGATGAGCATGGAGAACATTAAATAGCCGAGCGATACGTTTGCTTCACAGTTCAAAGTGGTGGTAAAACGCAAGCGATCCACCCAATAGGGCACAACATACAGCTTAGGGGTACAATCCATGCGTACAAAGCTTGAAGCATAACCGATCAAGGTTGTTTTTAATCCCCACAAAATACCAGTTGAGGTAGCTGTATATGCCGCGTCAGCAAGACTAATGTTGGTAGACCATTCCATTTTGGACATCGTCACATGTGCCAATGTATGTCGCAACCATTTATTAAAGGATTTCGTTCCCTTGAGCAAAACCCGTATATCATGTATAAATTGCTTGATTTTTACTGTATCAATATTACCGCTATCCACGGAAGCATCCGTTTTATGTATGTTTTTGTTGCGATCTAGCCGATAGAGAAGCCCTTTTTTCAACCCTGTTATGAGAATGGCCGGCACATCGTAATTCATTTTTATCATCCCGTATAGAAATCTGATCTCTAGATGCGCCCGATCATCATTGTCATGTTTGGCAATATTCAGCTTCAAACGAATACGAGAGAGCAGAACTGCCAGTACAAGTAATATAACGACGATGATGGCGATACTGATCCATTTCCACACTGGCGTGTCCTCCCTACCTTTTTGCTATAGAATATCATGGCAAAAATAGTATGACCGTTCGCCGGAAAATCATGCATCTTAAAATACCAACAGCCAGCCCCCAACGATATGAGGACTGGCTGTCTGTTTGAACTTTTACATAAGTGAGCCGCAAGATCCGGAGCAACTTTATTGGGATTCAAGATCTAGATCGTTGGCCGCAGGCTGGCTACTCTCCAGACGCTCGAACAATAATTGAGTCTCTTCCTCTAAATTGTCCGAATTCTCGAACAGCTCCGGTTGCGGTAGATCTGCCAGAGAGCCCAGACCGAAATAATCCAAAAATGATTTCGTCGTTCCGTACAATATCGGCCGTCCGATGGCTTCAGCTCGACCTTTCTCTTCAATGAGCTCCTTGTTGACCAGTGTATGTATGGCCCGCTCGGATTTAACCCCCCGAATCTCTTCGATTTCAACTCTTGTAATGGGCTGGCGGTAGGCCACAATGGCCAGCGTCTCCAAAGCAGCTTGAGACAGTGACGCACGTGCCGGAGAGTATGCGAGCTTTTCAAAGTAAGGTGCATGTTCGGATAAAGTTGCAAGCTGATAATGACCGGCAATACGGACAAGTTGCAGGCCTCTTCCCCCCTGCTCCATGTCCTGCTTCATATCTTCCAGGCACTGTTCAACCAGCTCTTGCTGCTGCTCTACAATGTCGGCGATCTGCTTGGTGGACAACCCTTCCTCTCCTGCTAGAAACAGCAGTCCCTCAATAATTGATTTCAGCTTCAGATAATCCATTAACCCGTAAATCCCCTCTCCACTCCATTACAATATCATCGAAAAGCTTCTCCTGATAACAGAAAATTTGCTTCATTTTCATCAGTTCAAGGATAGCCAAAAAGGTCACAACCACTTCATGCCGATACATATCCTCATGCATCAGCTTGGAGAACAGCAGCCGTCCTCCATTCCCCACCATCTCTAAAGCCCCGATAACTTGCCGGATACGGTCCTTGACTGAAATTTCGTCCCGATGAACACGGGTTACCGTCGTACGTCGTTCTGCTTTGCGCAAAGCACGCTGAAAGGCTGCGACCAAATCGCTTGCATGCAGCCCATGCACCGGATTTACGGGTTCAGTGGGCAGGAATGCACTCAGATCTTCTGGCTCTTTGCCATAAATTAGACTCCGCTCCCACTCACGTTCACTTAGATGGCGAGCAATCCCTTTATATTTACGATACTCCACCAGCTTGCGGACCAGTTCCTCACGTGGATCATAATCCTCTTCCTCATAAAAATCCAAATCGTCATATTCCATCACAGGTGGCTTGGGAAGCAACAATTTACTCTTAATGGATAAGAGCGTCGCCGCCATCACCAGAAACTCGCTCGTAATGTCCAGTTCCAGCTCCTGCATACTGTGCAAAAAAGCCATATACTGATCAGTAATATCGCTAATCGGGATATCCTGAATGTCGATTTCGGCTTTATCAATCAGATGCAACAGTAGATCCAGCGGACCCTCGAATGTTTCCAGCTTGTAGTTTACGACTGTCAATGTGCTTCCCCCTGCCTTACTCCAATCATCATTCAACAATACCTTTCCCTATAGCACTTATGCTCTGCGTTATCAATCCCTCTTTCTGTAGTATATACGTCATCGCCTTGCTTAACAATCCAATCCCTTTTTTCCCCTTGCAGTTTATACCGTTCTATTCAGCTATTCCTATCATTAAAATTGCTTGCCGAGATTGGCCATTTCAATCGCAGCCAGTGCTGAATCCCAACCTTTATTACCAGCCTTCGTACCTGCTCGTTCAATAGCCTGTTCAATGTTTTCTGTAGTCACTACCCCAAAAATAACAGGTACTCCCGTTTTTAGGCTGCTCGCTGCCACACCCTTGGCCACTTCATTGCAGACGATATCATAATGTGAAGTAGAACCACGGATGACCGTACCCAGCGTAATTACGGCATCATATTTGCCGCTTGCAGCCATTTTTTGCGCAATTAGTGAAATTTCAAATGCACCCGGAACCCAGGCTACATCAATTTCATCTTCCTGTGCACCATGTCGTTGAAGTGCGTCAATTGCACCGCTTAACAGCTTGCTCGTAATAAACTCATTAAATCTGCCCACCACAATACCATATTTTAAACCGTTCGATACAAGATTACCTTCTAGAAAACGTGCCATATTAATCAACCTCTCTTAATTTAAATTATTTACAATGACAAACGGCGACGGTAGTCCACCAAATGCTGAATACTGATCAGTTTCAATTGATGTCGCTTGGCGACCACTGCCAGATCAGGCAGGCGGGCCATTGAGCCATCTTCCTTTATAATTTCACAAATGACTCCAGCAGGCTTGAAGCCACTGAGTCGAGCCAGATCAACAGCCGCCTCCGTGTGACCAGCACGCTGCAAGACACCCCCATCGCGAGCAATCAGCGGGAACATGTGACCAGGCTTGCGGAAATCACTTCCTGTGACTGCTTCGTCTGCCAAGGCGCGTACAGTCAAGGAGCGCTCGGCCGCTGAAATCCCCGTTGTTGTCTCCATATGATCTACCGATACCGTAAAGGCAGTACCGTGGAAATCTGTATTTTGCTCTACCATAGGATGCAATTCCAAGGCCTCGGCTCTTTGTCGTGTGATCGGCACACAGACCAACCCGCGACCTTCTGTAATCATGAAATTAATGACCTCAGGCGACGCTTTTTCAGCCAAAGCGATAAAATCGCCTTCATTTTCGCGCTGTTCATCATCCACTACAATAACGACTTTACCGTTTTTCAAGTCCTCCAACGCTTCTTCGATGGAATCCAAACGAATCTCTTCGTCATGTTCCAACTCGCCATGCTCTATGACGTTTGCCATTGCACTTGTTTGGCTACCTCTATCCATAACACTTTCCTCCTCATGTCTTAGCCACGAATGCTCCTGAACAGGCTTACCATTCAATATCA
The Paenibacillus peoriae DNA segment above includes these coding regions:
- a CDS encoding D-alanyl-D-alanine carboxypeptidase family protein; its protein translation is MFKKKQHIHADHSHFLNKARAFVLPLVLLLILSLPLTLLSPQSVRGAIKTEVAPPALGTHAQAASLIDVTSGRIIYSTEGDRELRIASLTKIMTAIVAIEHGRLQDRVKVSPTAYAKEGSSLFLQMGEQMSLENMLYGLMLRSGNDAASAIAEHVGGTEEGFVHLMNDKAVQLGLSHTHFANPHGLDAEGHYSSANDMARLTAYALHNPTFARIVKTELKKAPNPNDSWDYSWHNKNKMLRLYDGADGVKTGFTKKAFRCLVSSATRDGRQLAAVTLNDGDDWNDHARMLDYGFRYYPLIPITDKQQPIDGYPLLTGTSFAYPLHDGEKTQLHKRLVLYKNSASADRADVSFGLRGRVEFLLEGKLIGSVPVYAKGSKLPAQKTVQPQKETPTAQEPANNTQQRGWTSRWNEILKNLFGA
- the ytfJ gene encoding GerW family sporulation protein, with protein sequence MSDHPIQGLMQTAMENIKAMVDVNTIVGDAVETPDGSVILPISKVGFGFAAGGSDFNVDEEALHTSSASGNHSGKEGHPFGGGSGGGVSIHPIAFLVVGKQGAQIVPLDNQTHLIEKLIDSTPYLIDKVQSIFRNSGGDLQTPPPQVPVDVATDHSNSGPAYL
- a CDS encoding DUF2953 domain-containing protein, which codes for MWKWISIAIIVVILLVLAVLLSRIRLKLNIAKHDNDDRAHLEIRFLYGMIKMNYDVPAILITGLKKGLLYRLDRNKNIHKTDASVDSGNIDTVKIKQFIHDIRVLLKGTKSFNKWLRHTLAHVTMSKMEWSTNISLADAAYTATSTGILWGLKTTLIGYASSFVRMDCTPKLYVVPYWVDRLRFTTTLNCEANVSLGYLMFSMLILSYRIWRVPGGPEAWKRVFFKKNAADHQANNEW
- the scpB gene encoding SMC-Scp complex subunit ScpB translates to MDYLKLKSIIEGLLFLAGEEGLSTKQIADIVEQQQELVEQCLEDMKQDMEQGGRGLQLVRIAGHYQLATLSEHAPYFEKLAYSPARASLSQAALETLAIVAYRQPITRVEIEEIRGVKSERAIHTLVNKELIEEKGRAEAIGRPILYGTTKSFLDYFGLGSLADLPQPELFENSDNLEEETQLLFERLESSQPAANDLDLESQ
- a CDS encoding segregation and condensation protein A, which encodes MTVVNYKLETFEGPLDLLLHLIDKAEIDIQDIPISDITDQYMAFLHSMQELELDITSEFLVMAATLLSIKSKLLLPKPPVMEYDDLDFYEEEDYDPREELVRKLVEYRKYKGIARHLSEREWERSLIYGKEPEDLSAFLPTEPVNPVHGLHASDLVAAFQRALRKAERRTTVTRVHRDEISVKDRIRQVIGALEMVGNGGRLLFSKLMHEDMYRHEVVVTFLAILELMKMKQIFCYQEKLFDDIVMEWRGDLRVNGLSEAEINY
- the ribH gene encoding 6,7-dimethyl-8-ribityllumazine synthase, whose protein sequence is MARFLEGNLVSNGLKYGIVVGRFNEFITSKLLSGAIDALQRHGAQEDEIDVAWVPGAFEISLIAQKMAASGKYDAVITLGTVIRGSTSHYDIVCNEVAKGVAASSLKTGVPVIFGVVTTENIEQAIERAGTKAGNKGWDSALAAIEMANLGKQF
- the ribB gene encoding 3,4-dihydroxy-2-butanone-4-phosphate synthase: MDRGSQTSAMANVIEHGELEHDEEIRLDSIEEALEDLKNGKVVIVVDDEQRENEGDFIALAEKASPEVINFMITEGRGLVCVPITRQRAEALELHPMVEQNTDFHGTAFTVSVDHMETTTGISAAERSLTVRALADEAVTGSDFRKPGHMFPLIARDGGVLQRAGHTEAAVDLARLSGFKPAGVICEIIKEDGSMARLPDLAVVAKRHQLKLISIQHLVDYRRRLSL